The Pirellulales bacterium genome includes a window with the following:
- a CDS encoding DUF2726 domain-containing protein — translation MMTKFNPRPIRQVPVTSKVLNQNLRPAGKERAYSKMIRHFMVDRPRSQKYRRKTRVRTPLPYVSRGQLLSRGEMAFYRALRSAIGRDYLITFKVRAADLLSCSEESWNAGFGYMVARHHLDFVLCDYGTTHILAAIELDDKSHEREQRQHRDAFLNEAFAAADIPLIRFRAAARYCARDITDEIDRWLLSSRRTKQAI, via the coding sequence ATGATGACGAAGTTCAATCCGCGCCCGATCCGCCAAGTTCCAGTGACGAGTAAGGTTCTAAACCAAAACCTGCGGCCCGCAGGAAAGGAGCGGGCTTATTCGAAAATGATAAGGCACTTTATGGTGGACCGTCCGAGATCTCAAAAGTATCGGCGAAAGACAAGAGTCCGAACACCCCTTCCATACGTCAGTCGTGGCCAGCTCCTGAGCCGTGGAGAAATGGCCTTCTATCGAGCGCTCCGTTCAGCGATTGGACGAGACTATCTCATCACGTTCAAAGTCAGGGCTGCTGATCTGCTCTCGTGCAGCGAAGAGTCGTGGAATGCCGGTTTCGGCTACATGGTGGCGCGACACCATCTCGATTTCGTGCTCTGCGACTATGGCACTACGCACATCCTTGCAGCAATTGAACTTGACGATAAATCGCACGAGCGCGAACAACGGCAACATCGAGATGCCTTTCTCAACGAGGCCTTTGCCGCAGCGGATATACCTCTGATCCGATTCAGGGCGGCAGCGAGATACTGCGCCCGAGACATTACTGATGAGATCGACCGCTGGTTGCTTTCCAGTCGTCGCACCAAACAAGCAATTTAA
- a CDS encoding DUF932 domain-containing protein, whose amino-acid sequence MEKQNLKRASKELFRRSPDECFDSLSSLSTHCRMMREEAKDFWCPPAQLSPHESENGQLGIQLGNDGAFLMNDWSFSQLCKFSGVGKETVNRLSANTAAEVFRETLPRGNKPMQLYLQGQTVRSLHGTSYTRLHDSELVAMLQEFAVDFQPPQKGMNGATGLYCGEQDLFCFLVDPNGWTEIEGEAFCPGIFIWNSEVGRRSIGIETFWFQAICQNHIVWDATEVVEFTRKHTSSVHSALSDMRRIIEGLVAKRDERRAGFADVIAKAMRTKLGDDAEETLKVLTKQGIGRGVAKRALNIAQEQGRFTIFSLVDALTRIAGEIANAGDRTEADEKAGALLALAL is encoded by the coding sequence ATGGAGAAACAGAATCTGAAACGAGCTTCGAAAGAACTCTTTCGACGCTCCCCCGACGAGTGTTTTGATTCGTTGTCGTCCTTGTCGACTCATTGCAGGATGATGCGAGAGGAAGCCAAAGACTTTTGGTGTCCTCCAGCTCAACTGTCCCCGCATGAGTCAGAAAACGGTCAACTTGGAATTCAGCTCGGAAACGACGGCGCGTTCTTGATGAACGACTGGTCTTTTTCGCAGCTGTGCAAGTTCTCCGGCGTAGGAAAGGAGACGGTCAACCGACTCTCCGCCAACACGGCCGCAGAGGTCTTTCGAGAGACGCTGCCGCGCGGCAATAAGCCGATGCAGCTCTATCTCCAAGGACAGACGGTTCGCTCGCTCCACGGCACGAGCTACACGCGGCTCCACGACTCAGAACTCGTGGCGATGCTGCAAGAGTTCGCAGTCGATTTCCAGCCCCCTCAAAAAGGGATGAATGGTGCGACTGGGCTCTACTGTGGAGAGCAGGATCTCTTCTGCTTTCTAGTCGACCCTAACGGCTGGACCGAGATCGAAGGGGAAGCCTTCTGTCCCGGGATCTTCATCTGGAATTCCGAAGTTGGCAGGCGTTCGATCGGCATCGAGACTTTTTGGTTTCAGGCAATCTGCCAGAACCACATTGTCTGGGATGCGACCGAAGTCGTCGAGTTCACCCGTAAGCACACCTCTAGCGTCCATTCAGCTTTGTCTGACATGCGACGGATCATCGAGGGGCTCGTCGCTAAACGGGACGAGCGTCGAGCCGGGTTTGCGGACGTGATCGCCAAGGCGATGCGTACCAAGCTCGGAGACGATGCGGAGGAGACGCTCAAGGTCCTGACCAAGCAAGGTATCGGACGAGGAGTCGCAAAGCGTGCTTTGAACATCGCCCAGGAGCAAGGTCGATTTACGATCTTCTCCCTGGTCGATGCTCTAACCCGAATTGCGGGCGAGATCGCCAACGCGGGCGATCGCACGGAAGCTGATGAAAAGGCGGGAGCGCTTCTGGCTCTCGCTCTGTGA